The segment TAACGTCTCCTgctgcacaacaaacacacgaGATTGAGTCATTTGCCATCAGGGAAATGGATACTaatagttgtatttttttttttttcgatcaTTACTCAGGAATCTTTTGGCGCCCTGGAAATTGAGGTTTTATTTCAAAagaattaaacattttgaaaagccaTGCTTACCTTCAGACCGAGCAAGGCCAGATGCGTCCCCTTTTCATAGTAGCCTATTTGCTAtacgctaagctaaccagctgctaaCTGTGGCTTCACGTTTTATTAATGGACAGTGTTGTTGATCTCATCATCTTCTTCCAGGATGAAAGCAAATACAGGCTACCAAAAAGTTGAACTACTTTAAGGCGTACTCACAAACTCAATAACAGAACCCGAAACCGGTTGTGTACCGGCCACACAGAAAGTGACAACAGCCCCTCTATGTgtcacacatgtatttattcacatCCTTGTTCCCAGTGGAAAATATTTTATGACAACATCTAACAACATATAACTACACACTGACTGTACAAATATGTGAGAAAACAAAACTACGAGACTTGAATATTATGGTTTTCACGGCAGTGGTCTTCTGTTAGTAGAAAAAGAAGttcttataataaaaaaaaaaaaagaagatattctCACCatgcattttaaaacacattacgCCACCAAAGACAAATGGTTCTATAAACAATAATGACATAATACATTCTGATTGAAAGTTTaacgaaagaaagaaatggaatTTCACTGAATAGTCTGCTCTAATTAATGAAATTCAATTTCTTGTAGTGTCCCATTGTGAACATGTACAAGCTTAGTTTTCAATTTGGACTATTTCACTCAGATGAAAGTGGTGAAAATCATTTGTATTCTATAACCTACTGTTTTGTATAAGGCAGAAGATAGTTCCTGGGTAAAAACAcgttgcctcttttttttccccatctttAAAACACAATAGGGTTGCACAACCAGTGTGGTTGTGCAACATCTTAAAGTTCCTTGACACATTCTCATCGGCCTGTATATTTCATCCAATCCAAGGCACATGGGAAAGTCACTCAAGAGTGTCATCGCTGTGTTCAGAGGTTACTTTAACATGAGGACAGCGTACACATAGACTCCGCCAACACCTAACAGACAGAACATCTCCCAAGAAAAAAGGTCATGGCAGCAACCAAAGTTTGTGTGCAGACATATGATTCAACTTCATCCTCTTCGTGTGCTGCTGGCCCGCGGCTTCATTTGTGTTAACGTTTCGTTTTGGTCCTCTTCAGTGGATGCTCATGTAGCTTCTATCCAGGTGAAATCTGTACAGGCAGCGAGAAAAGAACAAGTCAAATCTATTGCAGTTCAATTGTTTGAgaaccaagaaaaaaaaatgattgaacTTTGTGGAAAAACACTGGGGAATGGAGATGGAAATGCAATACACTGAAAAGGCATGCAACATGACTTTGGCTTAAATGGAAACTTCACATTTTTTTAGATATGCTAGCAACTTAAGTAGTAAGTAGGACTTTTGTCTAAACTTAAATATCAGTATATAGATTGGGTTGCCATGGAATTTGATGTATATACCCATCGTCCCTGGAGGATGAAGCCTTCCACCTTTGGGGACCCCCTGACGTTTCCTCTcgtgccaccatgaggttgacattttcattttttattgaaatatctTGACAACTATTGGAAGGATTTGTCATAAAATTGGGACATTCATGTTGGGAACCTTCAGGTGGAGTTGATATAGCAATCGCGTCAAAACTTTTATTTGTCCAATATTTAGTTTGACGACCAAAATACCTGCCAAGCAAATTACATTCCACTCAGCCTCACCTGTATTATGTCTTTACTAATGTTAGCACGCTAACAGTGCACATGCTAATTATCAGCTTGTTAGCATGTTAATGTTAGCTTTTGAGCACAAAGCACAGTCGCATGGAGCCGCTAGCCTGCTGTCGACTCCTAGTCTTGTTACTTTCTTTTCAGCACAAGATTAGACAGTTGCTATAAGTGAGGGCCAAAAAATCATCAACATGAGGACGTAATGAAATCATCGGCAGATCACAATATGAAGAGGATAGACGTTTGATTAAATAAGCTACGAGTGACACACGAATGAAGACGGGATGTCAAAATGGAGATGACTGGCAACACGACACAAAGCAGCGCGCTGTGTTCGGCCTCACCCTTTAAGTGCTAGAATGGTTGCCTGATGGTTCGTCTGTACTAGAGGCCTCAGAGCCAACCACCTCAACTGACTCAGAGTTTTTAGGCATTGTGTCAGAAACTTTGTTTTCTGGAGGAGATCTGCACACATGAGCATTGATCATGAGTCAAGGAAggcaggaggaaagagagacggTCCATGtggttagtttttttcttcttctatgagCTCAATAGTTTCAGGTCACACAATATTAAACCTTTTTGCAAAGAAATACAATGTAATTACCCAGAGGCAGAGCAGCACACAAAACAGAGACTTAAACTGCAACATGCATTACAGGAAACAGGAGTGGCACTGACATCCGTAACCTGCCACCGATCACATGAGCAGGCTAATTATTACACCCATAATAATTAAACTGAGAGCAACCCCCCCTAGTTGTCCGTGATTGACTCACTTCCTCTTGCATCCACAGCTCAGTGTGGAGATTCAGTGAACAGCAGCACTCACCTGCTGTGTGAGGGACTGCGGTTGTACGGAGAGGCCGGCGCTCCAGGCTGTGCGTACTGAGGCGTGTCGGGTGTGTCGTAGTCCGTCAGGCCGACTGCCAGCTGGTTTCGCCAGTTCCCCGTGCTTTCCACCGAGGACACTGCAAACAAGACACAAAGGCAAAAACTCTCAGCTGCTGTTGGGGTGGAGCTCAGTAgtgattttttattaaaaacgcTCCAAAGTCAAGTTTACtactgcacaaacaaacaatttccATTTCCATGATggcaatatatttatatattacgtTTTCTTCCACTTTACATAGAAATTCACAATTTTATGATTATATAGACCTACAAACTTGCAAAACCTATTTTTTCCAAATGTGTTAATACTTCTTTAATACCAATTCAACAAATTGTGCATCTCATATCTCACTATTACATCCAATAAAACTACTTTCAACCCCTCTAAGTTTGAACTCAATCTCCTAAtccaaacaataataataaatataataaataaatagaacatATCTTTGCTTCACCAACATGTTTGATCATCAGGTACAACAAGGAAGTGTTGCTCTGTGACTGTAATGGCTGACTTTGGGTATGTGAATGTAATAGTAATATATTAGAGGCATAAACTGTGTTaaatcttctccttctccttctttttaaGCTTTGGGCACAGCTAAGGAAAACTCTCCTACCTAAATAAAATAGTTGTGGGTGGGTTAGCAGCTCTTTAAGGCATGGTGGAAGAGTGTTAGTGTGTCGTGTtatcaaattatattttctttggcGATTTTCCTTCCTACGTCAATACATTTTACTATTTTAAACTGCTCAAGGACATCGTCTCACCTGATGAAAAGGAGGTGGTTCTGCTGGAGTGGCTGAATGCCGCTGGCATGGTCTGGTAGCCCAGACTGAGCTGAGAGCCGCTGTCGAAGTCGTATCCAGCCAGCATGCCCCTCCCTCCCTGGCCTTTGCTTCGGTGGTACCAGCCTTTCAGATGCTCCGCCACCAGGGCCTTCTGCATGTTCTTGGCCAACAGCTCGTTTCTGGGCCCCTCTCTTTTCCGCGGCGGCCTCACAGTCGCGTAGGGATTCTGGGAAAGACTATCTGCCCGCTCACTGCTGTAATTCCTGAATCTGTCATGTCCGTGATACCCATTTACTTGGTAGGAAGGGTTGACGTTGTAGTGGCCCTCTACGTCATTCTCATACACGTAGGCACCGTTAGCGTAAGGCTCCATGTCCGGGCAAGGGTAGCCAGAGACGTAGTAGGCACTGGGTGCATAGTGTGCTGAGTTCTCACATGAATAACTGCAACCAGAATGGTGCTGGACCAAGTTGGGCATGCTCCCAGTATTTCCGTACACTTCCACCTTTCTGTGGAGACGATGCATGGTTGAGGTTCGGGAGTCCAGCGTACTGTAGTGGGAGTGGGCCGCCCCGCAGTAGTCAAGACTGGACTGGCTGGTGTAAGAAGAGCAGTCCTCTAACACCTCTGTGCTGTTGCTGCGGTGGGCTGGCGACAACACAAAGACGGGCTTCTCCGAGTCTTTTCCCAGCCGGGGCTGGGACTCCAGACTTCCGCTGCGATGCCTGAAGCAATGAGGGGACGCCTCCGACCTGGAGAAGTGACACGGCTTTTAAACTGTCTCCTTTAAACTCAAATTATGGGATGATATTTCTGGATTTCTTAGGTAAAATAAAAGGATAGGGATTCGTATGACAGCTTTGGTTAAAAGTGATGGGGTGTTTGAGGGAAGTGGGGAGGTGAAGTGCTGAAAAGAAGGAAGGATGTTGGCATTGCAGCAGATCTCACCTGAGCTGGCTGCTGCTGTAGGCATTGCGGGTCATAACCGGGGTGGCAGGCATGCTGCGTGGATCTCTAGGGGGTCTGGGAAGGGTTTTATAGGGACTACTGTGGGTAGAGGAGACCTCTCTTGGGTGCTGGCAGCAGTGGGAAGCATCCTGACCTTCAAAAGCTAATCTAAAAGGGTGTGGagaagatttttaaaaaagtaaaagggcAAAAACCGGATGAGATGTGTGGAGAGAAATGAGCATGCATGACACAGCAGATATTCAGGTCTCTGCCGAATCATTACACAATTGTTTGCGTAATGATTCGTCAAAAACTAAATCAACGGTTGTGAAACAAGTTACAGCTCACACTAGACGGAGAAAGGAAATCTGTTTCCACACCTGCCGTGGTTCTTGTTCTGGTGGTTTTCCCTCGCAGATCCCTGTCGCTCCGCATCATATTCGACTCCCAGCGATCGCATCGGACTGAGCTGAGGTGAACCCTGGACCGACCGCGACCTTGGCCTCGGGCTGACACCGTCCGAGTCATCTGAATGCAAAGGCGACCCACAGTGACAAAACTGAAACTCGCTCTTTCAAAAAGTCGTCATAATGATCAAACTCAGCGGAATTTAATGCGTCCGAATGTGCGTCGTCTCTCTCACCGTCATCCAGCGGGAGACTTGACAGAGAGCTGCAGTCTGAACGGACAAGTTCATCTggagaaaaagggggaaagTAACGCCGTGTTTACCGTTCAAATATATCCAAATGATAATCCAGCAGCACCAATTAACATGCATCATACCGGCAATGATCACTGAGGCCCGCTGCGTGGGCTTTTTCCCCTTCTTGATTCTGTACTGGTTCATCTCATCCTCTATCTGCTGGAATTTTTGCATGGCATCCAAacagtttctcctcctcttcttcttgacAGTTTTGCACAGTTCGGGCTCATTTGCCAGCTTCTTCGCCGCCTCCACGATCTTTTGCTGCAGGGCAAATCTGCTCTCGAGGTTCCTCAGGAAGGGATCCTGCAGCACATCCCCAGACGTAACAGTAAGTATAACTCCTCTGGACGAAGTATCTACTATCTGATTAAACTACCGTCACCtaaaaggtttcttcccttttttccctgtgaaaggttatttaaatttggggagtttttcctgatccgatgtgaggtcctgggacagggatgtcgtatgtgtacagattgtaaagccctctgaggcaaatttgtaatttgtgatattgggcaatacaaaataaactgaattgaattgaattgaattaaatctgATGAGGTATTGTACCTTTAAGCAAATGTCACTCAATCAAGAGTAAGTGGTGCATTtattggggactattttcagctgcagatTGGTGCATTAGCCAGTATTTGTGTCACCCGTATGGTGGGGGGCCTAAATACACTGCAGGCCGACGTGGGACTGAATcccaattctctctctctctcttctgtacCCTTAAACTCATGTCACCGGAGTCTCCTGCAAGCTGCTAGCTCGACAGCTGTAAGCACCAACAACAACCATGTCTGTATGTTCATTATATATTGATGTATGTAATTATCATTTTGGGGGAGTGtctttggagggaggcctgaagagATCAGTCAGTGTTGCCGACCTGACGACGACGCTTGATGTTTTAATAGCTTTCTGAAAACAATGGAGCTCTACGGCACAAAGGAATATCAGCTTTTGGCGACACAGAATATATTTGTTAGTAGGACAAGTTTTGTGGCATTTGTAGACTAATCGCCGAACGAATGTGTTAATACCCCGAAGAAAAAGTGTAAATATATGAACTTTAAGGTACATGATAGAGACCTCGTTGTAGGGGAAAAGGTCATCCAACTTGAAAGCAGTGCCAACTCGCCGTCTGACGTGTGGCGGTCTTTCTCCTGTAGAGAGGGGATACTCTTTTGGCAGCTTGCCAGTGAGCTCCTGAAACCACAAAACAACAAGTCCCCTCAATACTGTGACGGCATACACCATCAATCTTAATAATAGACGTTTCATGCTGttaagagagaaagaaaacacatgtgtCTTCCAAAAATGTAGTACCAGAGCAGAAGAAATgtgataaaaacatattttctcaccGCCTCTCTCATGCAAATCTTCTTcagttcttttgttttcttggcCAAAATATCTTGGATCtcctgctctttttttctcagttcagagagtttctctttcttttgttcttcacTCATTTCAGAGTCCGCAGAACCTGTTGAAACAATGCTCTTACTATGTTGTGCCAACATAGCATCTAAAAACGGACACACTGTGAGTGGCCTTTTACGTCTTGATTCCCTTCATTTAATCCGAGACATCTGGGAGCATGAATATGATCTGAAATTGATGACTTAAGAACAAATATGAACACTTGCTTCGTGAACTGAAATAATTATAACCAACCTGTAGACACCAGACTCCCGTTGCTGGCTGTTATGAAGTTATTCTTCAGGCCTGCGTCTCCCAAACGGTTTATCTTCGCTCCTCCGTGCTCCGTGAGATCCATGGCAATTTCCTCCACGCTTCTTGCTGCTCCTAATTTAGTCTAATTCACAACAAATGTACAACAAAGTTCAGAGGACGGTATCGAGAGGCGAGTATTAAAAAGTGATTCGTAGTTTTCCACCGACACTTACTTTGGTTTGCTTTCTGTCCAAGTAGAACTGGTGCTGGCTAATCGCCATGACCCAAATGGTCTTGATTAAAGAATGGCTGGCATACCACGTGTGGATGAGGAGGCCAGTCTGCCCAAAGGTGCGTTTGGTTACTGCTCTCCTGTGgcgagaaacacacacacacccccccgaAAAGAAATCATAtagattttatttcattacaatTCAAATAGAAAGAACACATATGAACAATCTCTTCGGATAAAGACAGAGAATTAGTAACTGTGAGCACGAGCAAAAAGAAATGATCTCCACTTTTCAAAGCTGCTCACCTGTGTGGATCGTTAACCTCTACAGCAAATTTCTTCTCCCGGAAGTACAAGTTTTCCAGCTGCTTCCACTGGTAAAGCTGAGAGGGTGTAGAAATATGCAATATCTGATTAGGGATATGGATATTATGCTCTGTACGCCAAGACCTGAAAGGCAGAGAGTGTTTAGTAGAGCAGGTGTTTTGGTTAAcctgtcattaaaaaaaaaaaaaagccagacaGTAACGTGCACTGTCATTAACGTCTGGGCCGAATCTGCAATAACGCAGGTGTTGGAGAGCTGAGAATGCCACGAGGGGACTCTAGACGAAGCACTTCCCACGGTGCATCACGTCCATCGCGGTGTCCGCCAGGTACTCGCCGACAACAGCCAGATGTGAACAATCGATTTGGGTCAGtgactcactgtgtgtgtgtgcgtgtgtgtgtctgcgcagACGGCACACAGTGAACTGTACGACGTGGGGTTGCTTTGGAGAGTGTTTTGTATCGCAATGCCGCTACATTGATAACACAAGAATGGAGAGGCAAGCATCCGCCCAGTTTCAATACGGTCGAAAATATAGATCATTTTTAGAgattgattgttgttattgtcgtGTTATTCAAAGAACAAAAGTCTACTCGCATGCATTACTTCcaaccagaaaaaaaagaagtgctgTATCCAGGCTTACCGGTACAACGGATGCTCACTGGTCCCTTTTTCTTATTAGGTATTAATAAATCCTCCTTAACTTTGCAGTCAACACAAGCACATACTTTGTTCCTTCTCCTGTCCGCTCCCGACTCTGTCTCCTCAGGTATTCTCAGAACATGCGTTATAACGCCTCAAATCCAGCCCCCTTTAATCTTTGGCATCACCAgatccctccctcttctcctccccgaCGACACACACCGCTTTTCCTGCACATggccggctgctgctgcttgcaCAATTTCTGGAACACAGCTGGCAAAGATGGATTGCGCCGCGCGTCGAGCGACTACCAGGCCAGAACAGGGGAAGACGGCGGCGCTAAATGAATGTGAATTGTTTTGAACTTTCCTCCTGGTCTGCACCAGCGGTGCACTGAAAGACGGGCACAAAGACTGCGCCACAAAGCTGCAcgccaaaaaaacaacaccaatgaaagaagaaaagcaggTTCATATCGTACGTGTGATTCTCACAACACTCACGAGCCTCGCTGTGGCATGAGCTCTCAAAGTTTAGACGATTTTCAAATTTGACAAGTCTGGCCTCGTCCGCCGCAAGCCAGCTGAAGCCCAGCCTTTTGTTGGAGCGAAATA is part of the Cyclopterus lumpus isolate fCycLum1 chromosome 7, fCycLum1.pri, whole genome shotgun sequence genome and harbors:
- the LOC117733670 gene encoding FERM domain-containing protein 4B-like isoform X1 is translated as MTEGRLCQVQLLDDRKLELLVQPKLLSYELLDLVSSHFNLKEKEFFGLAFFDDHGQRKWLQMDRRVLEHDFLKKSGPVALNFLVRSYVENITQLKDIITVELFFLNAKSAVYNGFIEVESDNVFKLAANALQEAKGDYASDENTRADLKKLPTLPTKVLKEHPSLAYCEDRVIEHYKQRKGVSRGQAIVQYLTLVESLPTYGVHYYEVKDKQGIPWWLGISYKGIGQYDLQDKLKPRKLYQWKQLENLYFREKKFAVEVNDPHRRAVTKRTFGQTGLLIHTWYASHSLIKTIWVMAISQHQFYLDRKQTKTKLGAARSVEEIAMDLTEHGGAKINRLGDAGLKNNFITASNGSLVSTGSADSEMSEEQKKEKLSELRKKEQEIQDILAKKTKELKKICMREAELTGKLPKEYPLSTGERPPHVRRRVGTAFKLDDLFPYNEDPFLRNLESRFALQQKIVEAAKKLANEPELCKTVKKKRRRNCLDAMQKFQQIEDEMNQYRIKKGKKPTQRASVIIADELVRSDCSSLSSLPLDDDDSDGVSPRPRSRSVQGSPQLSPMRSLGVEYDAERQGSARENHQNKNHGRLAFEGQDASHCCQHPREVSSTHSSPYKTLPRPPRDPRSMPATPVMTRNAYSSSQLRSEASPHCFRHRSGSLESQPRLGKDSEKPVFVLSPAHRSNSTEVLEDCSSYTSQSSLDYCGAAHSHYSTLDSRTSTMHRLHRKVEVYGNTGSMPNLVQHHSGCSYSCENSAHYAPSAYYVSGYPCPDMEPYANGAYVYENDVEGHYNVNPSYQVNGYHGHDRFRNYSSERADSLSQNPYATVRPPRKREGPRNELLAKNMQKALVAEHLKGWYHRSKGQGGRGMLAGYDFDSGSQLSLGYQTMPAAFSHSSRTTSFSSVSSVESTGNWRNQLAVGLTDYDTPDTPQYAQPGAPASPYNRSPSHSRSPPENKVSDTMPKNSESVEVVGSEASSTDEPSGNHSST
- the LOC117733670 gene encoding FERM domain-containing protein 4B-like isoform X2, whose product is MTEGRLCQVQLLDDRKLELLVQPKLLSYELLDLVSSHFNLKEKEFFGLAFFDDHGQRKWLQMDRRVLEHDFLKKSGPVALNFLVRSYVENITQLKDIITVELFFLNAKSAVYNGFIEVESDNVFKLAANALQEAKGDYASDENTRADLKKLPTLPTKVLKEHPSLAYCEDRVIEHYKQRKGVSRGQAIVQYLTLVESLPTYGVHYYEVKDKQGIPWWLGISYKGIGQYDLQDKLKPRKLYQWKQLENLYFREKKFAVEVNDPHRRAVTKRTFGQTGLLIHTWYASHSLIKTIWVMAISQHQFYLDRKQTKTKLGAARSVEEIAMDLTEHGGAKINRLGDAGLKNNFITASNGSLVSTGSADSEMSEEQKKEKLSELRKKEQEIQDILAKKTKELKKICMREAELTGKLPKEYPLSTGERPPHVRRRVGTAFKLDDLFPYNEDPFLRNLESRFALQQKIVEAAKKLANEPELCKTVKKKRRRNCLDAMQKFQQIEDEMNQYRIKKGKKPTQRASVIIADELVRSDCSSLSSLPLDDDDSDGVSPRPRSRSVQGSPQLSPMRSLGVEYDAERQGSARENHQNKNHGRLAFEGQDASHCCQHPREVSSTHSSPYKTLPRPPRDPRSMPATPVMTRNAYSSSQLRSEASPHCFRHRSGSLESQPRLGKDSEKPVFVLSPAHRSNSTEVLEDCSSYTSQSSLDYCGAAHSHYSTLDSRTSTMHRLHRKVEVYGNTGSMPNLVQHHSGCSYSCENSAHYAPSAYYVSGYPCPDMEPYANGAYVYENDVEGHYNVNPSYQVNGYHGHDRFRNYSSERADSLSQNPYATVRPPRKREGPRNELLAKNMQKALVAEHLKGWYHRSKGQGGRGMLAGYDFDSGSQLSLGYQTMPAAFSHSSRTTSFSSVSSVESTGNWRNQLAVGLTDYDTPDTPQYAQPGAPASPYNRSPSHSRFHLDRSYMSIH